A segment of the Mycobacterium intracellulare ATCC 13950 genome:
CTTCATCAAGGCCGAGATCGTGTCCTACGACGACCTGATCGCCGCGGGTTCGATGGCGGCGGCCAAGGCGGCCGGCAAGGTCCGCATGGAGGGCAAGGACTACGTCATGGCCGACGGCGACGTGGTGGAGTTCCGCTTCAACGTCTAAGCCATCAAAGTAGGGCGGTCGCTGGCGAACGAAGTCGAAAGTCTGCCTCGATCGATGTCCCGCACTCGTTCGCGACCTCTCACGCGACGGCGTGGGCGATCAGCAGGTGCGGTGCGTTGGCGTCTCCACTGATCTGGCGGTGTTCGACCGTGAGGCCGGTGCTGCGTAACGTGTCGATCACGTCCGGCACCGGACGGAGGTGAAAGCCGTGTTCCGTGAATGGCAGTTTTGCCATGACGTCGGGGTCGGCCAGTCCGATGACGAGTCGGCCCCGACCGTTTATCACCCTGGCAAGCTCTCTGAACGCTCTGTCGAGCTCGGCGACGAAGTAGATGGTGTTGACGGTGATGGCGCCGTCCAATGCCCCATCGGGAAAGGGCAACTGCGTCATGGACCCGGAATGCAACGACAGCCGCCCGGTTGCGATGTCACGGCGGTAGCGTCGCGCGGCTCGGCTGAGCATCGTCTCCGACACCTCGACACCGTGAACTCTGCCCGACGGACCGACACTGTCGAGCAGGAATTTCAGCCCCACTGCGCCACCGAATCCGACATCGGCCACCGCCGATGCTTCATCGGGTTGCAGCGCCCGCGCGGCGGCGCTCACGAAGCGCCGGTTGCCCCGATTGAGCGCCGCACCAACCAACCGCCCGCGCAGACCACTTGGATGGCCGAGCTGCTGAGCAATACCCGCCATGACCGCGTCCCGGACACCCATTTGACGACCGTAGAGCACGGACACTGATGCGGCACGGCTTATCGGATGAAGTGACTGGAGCCTGGGCAACGAAGGTGTCCGGTCGGCGGACGAATATCGTCCAGCACATCGTGACGACGCGCCGACGGCGACGTCGTGGAGTTCCGGTTCAACGTCTAGCTCCGTCCCAGGCCAACGCCGGCCGCGTGATCATGGCCCGAAGGACTCGCCGGTCGGCTTATGGCATCATGGTATGCATCAAATGATGCGTATGGAGGTGTCGATGAGGACAACAGTGACCATCGACGATGCCTTACTGGCTCAGGCGGCGGAACTGACCGGCGTGACGGAGAGTGCGGCGCTTCTCCGTCAGGGATTGCAGACCCTCATTCGGGTAGAGAGCGCCCGCCGTCTCGCGGCGCTCGGCGGCACGGACCCCAAGGCGTCGGCCGCCCCGCGGCGGAGGCCGC
Coding sequences within it:
- a CDS encoding type II toxin-antitoxin system VapB family antitoxin — its product is MRTTVTIDDALLAQAAELTGVTESAALLRQGLQTLIRVESARRLAALGGTDPKASAAPRRRPPTRDPR
- a CDS encoding class I SAM-dependent methyltransferase, which encodes MSVLYGRQMGVRDAVMAGIAQQLGHPSGLRGRLVGAALNRGNRRFVSAAARALQPDEASAVADVGFGGAVGLKFLLDSVGPSGRVHGVEVSETMLSRAARRYRRDIATGRLSLHSGSMTQLPFPDGALDGAITVNTIYFVAELDRAFRELARVINGRGRLVIGLADPDVMAKLPFTEHGFHLRPVPDVIDTLRSTGLTVEHRQISGDANAPHLLIAHAVA